Below is a genomic region from Desulfobacter sp..
CGCCTTTTTTCAAAGCCTTTCCCGATATTTGTGTTTCCCTGTCCCATTCGGGCATTTATACGGGAGCTGCCCTGGCAAAAAGATCAAACACCCGCATGGGAATTGATATTGAAGCGTTAGGCCCAAGGCCGGACAAATTTTTCCTAAACACGGCATTCACATCCAGGGAAATCCAGGATATGGGCAAGTCCCCTTTGGATATATTTTGCCGGTGGACCTTAAAAGAAGCCTACCTTAAGTATATCCGCAAAGGATTCAACAAAAGCCTGCTTGAAGTGGAAGTTCTCCAGAACAAAATATTTGACCAAGGCAGAGACCAGAACCTGGACTGCAGGTCCTGGGAACTTGCCCATGATTTTATCCTGAGCATGGTTTCAGGAAAAAACCATCTTTGAAAAAACCATGCCATGAACCGCTTTAATCATGGTCAAAAATATATCCGACCGACCTGCGGCTTTTAAAATACACGGGTTTTTTGGGCTTGGGCTCAAAATATTTTCGGAATCGGACAATAAAATTATCCACGGTGCGGGTAGAGGTGTCCCTTGAATAGCCCCACCCGGCATTGAGCAGCATTTCCCTGGACAAAGGACGGCCCTTGTGGGCAATGAAAATTTTCAGCAGGGTGACCTCCTGCTCGGTGAGTATGATCTGCCCTGCAACGCAATTGGCTTCAAAGGTGATAAAATTAATTTGATTTTCCCCAAAACAATAGGCATCTCCTTCAAACAGGGAGCAAGTCTTATTTTGTTCTTTTTTCTCCGGGGTGTACCACTCTTTTTTCTTTAACAGCCGGGAAACCCGGAGAAGAAATTCCTCCAGGTCAAAGGGTTTTGACAGATAATCATCCACCCCGTACCTCAATCCTTTGACCTTGTCACAGGTATCCCCCCGGGCTGATAAAATCAACACCGGTATTTTGTCGTCTTCCTGGCGGATGGTTTTTAAGATGGAAAATCCGTCTATCATGGGCAGCATGATATCTAAAACAATAAGATCCGGATGCCAGGTTCTCCATTTTTCAAGACCCTCTATCCCGTCGGGTGCAATGGCTGTTTCATACCCCTGTAGGGTCAGGTTCAACTGAATACCGTCAGCAATATGCGCCTCATCCTCTATGACCAGAATACGCTTTTTCTCAACCGCTTCCATAGCTTTCTCTCTCTGACACTGGCAATACTTGCCCGTGGGATGGTGATGGTGAATTTTGATCCCTTTCCTTTGCCTTCGCTGGATACAGATGCCCGCCATCCATGGATCATGGCAATACTGGATACAAGATAGAGGCCAAGGCCGGACCCGTTGACATTGTCGGCATTGTTCCTGCCGGTCTGGTAAAATTTACGGAAAATCTTTTTGGCTTCTTTTTTATCTACGCCGATCCCGTTATCAATAAAATCAATGGTGATTTTCTGAAGATAGCTTTTGAATACAATTTTCAGCCGGGGGGTTTGGCTTTCATTATATTTAATGGCATTGGCCAGGAGATTCATGAGCAAAATTTCAAACAAAAACAGGTTCACCGGGTATTGAAATTGTCCCTGGCTGGAGTTTTCAATCTGAATATCCATATCCCTGAATATGGATTTATTTTTATCGCAAAAGGCTTCAACCAGGGTGACCAGACTGTCCCTTGTCACCTTTGACCCAAAATTCTGGCTTTCAATTCGGGCCAGATTCAAAATCCGGTCAATATTTTCCGTGAGCCGGTCAATGTCCTTGAGCATATTCTCACTGTATTTTTTAACATCCAAAGGCTCCATGGGGTGACGAATAAAGGTTTCAAGGTAAATTCGCAGGGAAGTGACCGGAGTTTTAAGTTCATGGGTAAAATTATAAATAAAATTATGCTGGAGACGAAACAGGTTTACGGTTTTCTGGTAATAGATAAAGGCCAAAAGAATACCGGCCAAAACAACGGTGATCAGCAGGGTGAGCACCAGGATGGTCATCCCGGTTTTTGAGGGAAAAACAGACTGGGGATCCACACTTAATTTAAGGGCAACAATTTCAAGGACAGACCGGATCTCCATGTACAGCCCCACGGTCAGCACCAAAAAAGTGGCCAAAGCAAAAATAGAACAGGCAAAGATAAATACCGGATGAAGATACCATTTGGAGGGATTTAAAATTTGCATTGACTCTTTTTATTCGCCCAATTTTGAAAAAACCATGGTAAACTTCACCCCTTTTCCCACCTTAGTATCAAGGTTCATGGTCCCTTTCAGGGTCTGTGTCACCAGATTAAACACAATGGACATGCCAAGTCCGGTACCGCCCTTGCCCCGCATGGTGGTGAAAAAGGGATCAAAGGTTTTTTCCTTTTGAGCCTCGTCCATGCCGCATCCATTGTCCTTGTAAATAAAGACCAGGTCCTTGTTTTTCCAAAAAATGTCAATCCCCATTTCTCCGATTTCCATCTCCTTGAACCCATGGATCAGGGAATTGGTAATCAAATTGTTTAAAATCTGGGAAAAGGCACCGGGATAAGAGGTGATTTCAATATCATCGGGGCAAGAAACATTGATGGTATGGCTGGTTTTTTTATACCTGGGCCTCAGGCTCAAAAGGACTTCATCCACATATTCCTTGAGGTTAAACCGCCTGGGTTTCTCGCTGGACTGGTCCACAGCCACCTGTTTGAAGCTGGAAATCAGCTCGGCGGCCCGCTCCATGTTAATGAGGATGGAATTGGAAACTTCCTGAACCGTGCCCAGATAATTTTCCAGTTCACTGCATTTAAGCTCTCCAGATTCATAGAGTTTGAAAAAATCCCGGGTTTTGGCATCCAGAAACGAGGCCGCTGTCACGCCCACACCGACCGGGGTATTGATCTCATGGGCAACGCCTGCCACAAGCTCACCTAATGCCGCCATTTTCTCGGACTGAACCAATTGATCCCTGGCCTGTTCAAGGGTATCCAGAGAGACTTTTAATTCCTGGTTGGCTGCTTCAAGGTCCTGCTGATCCCTGGCCCTGTCCTCTATGAGCTGTTTTCGCTCAAAGGCCTTATCTACGGCATGGAACAAGACATTCATATCCTGGATGGGTTTGATAATATAATCCCAGGCCCCCAAACGCAGGGCCTCAACCGTATCTGCAATATTACCGGCTCCGGATACAATGATAATAGGAATATTTTCATTTTTATCCCGGATCCGGGCCAGTACCTCCAGGCCGTCCATCACTGGCATTCGCAAGTCACACAGGATAAGATCCGGGTGTTCTTTTTCAAATTGTTCCAGGCCTGCCTGCCCATTTTCCGCCTCAACGACCTCAAACCCGAAATCTTCCAAAAACCCAATAACAGAATCCCGGATATAGACCTCATCATCAATTACAAGTATTTTTTTACCTGTATCATTCATATATCAAGCTGTCCTCGTTTTATTTGGGTCTGTTATTGTTTAAGGGCATCAAGAATGATATTCAAATCTTTGACCGGTTTGATCAATACATCTTCCTTGGTAATACCTAAGGCCAAAACCGCTTCAGGGGGGGTATAATCAGCGGATCCCGTATGGATGACAAATTTCATTCTTTGACTGATGCGCCTTGCTTGGAGCATAAAACAATTTCCGTCCTCGCCCGGAAGCCTTATATCCACCACGGCCGCATCCACATCATGTTTTTTCACCAATTCCAGAGCAGATTCCG
It encodes:
- a CDS encoding 4'-phosphopantetheinyl transferase superfamily protein, which translates into the protein MPEGAPFFKAFPDICVSLSHSGIYTGAALAKRSNTRMGIDIEALGPRPDKFFLNTAFTSREIQDMGKSPLDIFCRWTLKEAYLKYIRKGFNKSLLEVEVLQNKIFDQGRDQNLDCRSWELAHDFILSMVSGKNHL
- a CDS encoding response regulator, with protein sequence MNDTGKKILVIDDEVYIRDSVIGFLEDFGFEVVEAENGQAGLEQFEKEHPDLILCDLRMPVMDGLEVLARIRDKNENIPIIIVSGAGNIADTVEALRLGAWDYIIKPIQDMNVLFHAVDKAFERKQLIEDRARDQQDLEAANQELKVSLDTLEQARDQLVQSEKMAALGELVAGVAHEINTPVGVGVTAASFLDAKTRDFFKLYESGELKCSELENYLGTVQEVSNSILINMERAAELISSFKQVAVDQSSEKPRRFNLKEYVDEVLLSLRPRYKKTSHTINVSCPDDIEITSYPGAFSQILNNLITNSLIHGFKEMEIGEMGIDIFWKNKDLVFIYKDNGCGMDEAQKEKTFDPFFTTMRGKGGTGLGMSIVFNLVTQTLKGTMNLDTKVGKGVKFTMVFSKLGE
- a CDS encoding response regulator transcription factor — protein: MEAVEKKRILVIEDEAHIADGIQLNLTLQGYETAIAPDGIEGLEKWRTWHPDLIVLDIMLPMIDGFSILKTIRQEDDKIPVLILSARGDTCDKVKGLRYGVDDYLSKPFDLEEFLLRVSRLLKKKEWYTPEKKEQNKTCSLFEGDAYCFGENQINFITFEANCVAGQIILTEQEVTLLKIFIAHKGRPLSREMLLNAGWGYSRDTSTRTVDNFIVRFRKYFEPKPKKPVYFKSRRSVGYIFDHD
- a CDS encoding response regulator, whose product is MVQFEEKLFIILDDEQSIRQSIASFLEDEGHRVLCAESTESALELVKKHDVDAAVVDIRLPGEDGNCFMLQARRISQRMKFVIHTGSADYTPPEAVLALGITKEDVLIKPVKDLNIILDALKQ
- a CDS encoding HAMP domain-containing histidine kinase, with product MQILNPSKWYLHPVFIFACSIFALATFLVLTVGLYMEIRSVLEIVALKLSVDPQSVFPSKTGMTILVLTLLITVVLAGILLAFIYYQKTVNLFRLQHNFIYNFTHELKTPVTSLRIYLETFIRHPMEPLDVKKYSENMLKDIDRLTENIDRILNLARIESQNFGSKVTRDSLVTLVEAFCDKNKSIFRDMDIQIENSSQGQFQYPVNLFLFEILLMNLLANAIKYNESQTPRLKIVFKSYLQKITIDFIDNGIGVDKKEAKKIFRKFYQTGRNNADNVNGSGLGLYLVSSIAMIHGWRASVSSEGKGKGSKFTITIPRASIASVRERKLWKRLRKSVFWS